The DNA window CTAATCTTGACATAAATTCAGATTTCTCACTCTGGAATAGGGTAGAGGAAACGTTTTATGACACTCCGGGCGACGTCACTCACCGAGACTATACAGGTTATGGCGGTAATAAATATCATAATACCTCAGGCCGCAATGATATATTGATTTCCAAGGTCAATGTGAATGGCGGAAAGATTTCATTTTATGTAGAGACAGCTTCGTCTCTTACACCATATACAGACCCCAACTGGATGTTGCTGTTTGTAAATACAGACTGTGATTTCAAGACGGGTTGGCATGGATTTGATTTCCTGATTAATAAGGAATTTGAGTCCGACACTATGTCGTATGTTATGAAATGGGATACTGCCTCATCTCAGTGGGTGAAAAGTGGCTTGGCTGAATTCAGGACGGAAGAGAATCGTCTTGTAATCGAAATGCCGATGTCTGCCTTGGGAATGACAGAATCAGAGAAGGGCAATTTCTATTTTAAATGGGCTGATAATCCTGAAGATATTGAAGATCCTATTTCACTATGTGTGAACGGAGACACAGCTCCTAACCGCCGTTTCTGCTATAATTACCGCTGGGATTACGCCTCTACCATGATAGAGGATTTGTGTGAGGCCAAAGATAATTTCTGCGCGACTTCGCTTGACGGAAACAGGCTGTACATAGAATCCGGTGGCAACTTTTCAGTCTCAAATGTTCTCGGATTAGTAATGGCTTCAGGTTCAGGATCACAGACCGTAACTCTTCCAAGTGCCGGTATCTATATAGTGACCTCATTGGGGAGGTCTGTCAAGGTGCTTGTTAGATGAACTACCACGGAAAGTATTTTTAGTTAAACAAGGATTATAGACAGCTATACAGATGATTTATCGCAATTTATTATTGACAATAACAATCTCGATGGTCGGTCTTTCGGCAAATGCTAAATCAGAGAGAGTTGCCACCGAGAGCAATCATTGGATGCTTACTGATGCTCTTGGTCGCAAAGCCTGCGGATATGATGTCGCAGGTGACCGTAAGGAAGACCGTTTCGTGGGCATGTTTTATTGGACATGGCATCAAGGATTTGACTCTACGGGAGGTAATGACGACACATCGATAGAAGTAAAGAATATTTCAGAAGTGCTTCGTCTGCATCCTGAAGCTATGGATGACTATAATCATCCTGCTTGGGGTGAGCCTGGCAAGCGACCCGGGGTTTTCTATTGGGATGAACCTATTTTCGGATATTATAAGACTACAGATCCGTGGGTGCTTCGCAAACATGCCGAAATGCTTGCCGATGCAGGTGTCGACTGTGTGTTTTTTGACTGTACGAATGGCGCTCATATATGGGAAAACTCATTTCGTGCGTTGCTTAAGACATGGGATAAGGCTCAGAAAGACGGGGTCAATGTTCCGAAGATAGTCTTTATGCTTCCGTTTGCCCCGACCGATGATTCCCGGAAATCGCTTATAAATCTCTATAACGGGTTATACGGAAAGGGAGAATATGAAAACCTGTGGTTCTATTGGAAAGGGAAGCCACTTATCATGGCCTATTCGGATAATCTGGCTGACACAGGAATAGAACGGAAAATACGTGAGTTCTTTACATTCCGCCCCGGTCAACCCGATTATGTCTTTGGTTCAGACCCGGCTACTCCCCAGTGGGGCTGGCTTGAGGTTTTTCCAACCCACGGATATTGTTACGATAAGGAAAAAAGACAGTTTGAACAGTGTGTGGTCGGCATTGCGCAGAACGCACGTGCTCTCAGCGGCGGACATTGCTGCGCCTTTAATTTATCTGATACCTATGGCCGGAGTTACAGCTATCTTAAAGGCTTTGACTCTCGCGAGGATGCTTACCTCTACGGATGGAATTTTCAGGAGCAGTGGAATCGTGCCATTGATTATCTGAAGCCTCAGATGGTCTTTGTGACCGGATGGAACGAATGGACATCGGGTATGTGGACGAAAGCTCACGGATGGAGTGATCCGCTGTCGTTTGTCGATCAGTTTGACCGTGACCACAGCCGAGACATAGAGCCGACCAAAGGCTGGGGCGACAAAGGAGACGTCTATTATCAGCAGCTGGTCGACAACGTACGCCGATTTAAAGGCATGGCGAAGCCTCAGACAGCATCTGCTCCCAAGACTATAGAGCTTGGCAGGGCGCATGAATGGGACGATGTGATGCCGGAGTATAAAGCCTATCGTGGCAACACATTCCATCGCGACCACAGAGGACGTTATAATAAGTATTACACAAATAGTTCCGGCCGAAATGATATTGTCGGTTCGAAGGTTGCTCACGATAGGGACTATGTCTATTTCAGAGTGGAGACAGCTGAAGCCCTTACAGCCCCGACAGATCCGCATTGGATGATGCTCCTGATTGACATCGACCGGTATAAGGCTACCGGATGGAACGGATATGATTTCATTGTCAATCGCAGGTCGCCGGAAACTGACGGGGTCTGCATTGAAAAATCAAATGGAAGTTCATGGGAATGGCAGCAGATCGGTAATGGAAAGTATGTGGTCAGCGGCAATGTTCTCGAAATCGCAATACCCAAAAAACTCCTTGGAGTAGACGATAATTTAAGTTTTGAGTTCAAGTGGAATGACAATATGCAGCATCCGGGCGACATCATGGATTTCTATGTGAATGGTGATACAGCCCCCGGAGGACGATTCAATTATATCTATGAGTCATTGCCGGAATCCATAGGGCATACAGTTTGTGCCGATAGTCATAAGGCATCATATTAAAGGTGAAATATATTGTCTGATACTCAGACAGATAATAATATTCGTTTGCGTAATATGCTTGTAGTCAAGACTGTATGTGGTCAATGGCACATATTGCAAATAAATATGATAAAAAATTGAAACAAATATAAATAAAGTTGAAACCACGAGAAAAAGCATGTAAATCACGTTGGTGTTAACTTTGCGTATCAACTTAAAAAACCAATCATGACCTACCATCAGAAACACTTCATTGCACTTTGCATGGCTACGCTACTCTGGCTGGTCTCTATACCAGTTGTATGGGGTGCAGACATCCCTGTAGTAAGCGGTACAGTTATCGATGGGGATGGTGAGCCTGTAATAGGTGCCACCATCCGCGAACAGAACACGCCGAACGCGACGTTTACAAATGTAGACGGCGAGTTTACTCTGAAACTGACATCCAAGAACCCGGTATTGGAAATTAGCTTCATCGGTTACAAGACAGTGAAGCTTCCGGTTACATCTTCTACTGTCAGAGTTACTATGGAAACTGAAGCTACCGACCTTGACGAAGTTGTAGTCGTTGCTTATGGCCAACAGAAAAAGGTCACTGTTACCGGTTCTGTCGCCGCCGTAGGCTCAGCTGAAATAAAGAAGTCATCCGAACCGAATCTTGCAGCCACTCTTTCGGGCAAGCTTCCCGGCCTCACTACAATGCAGCAGAGCGGCGCACCCGGAGAAGATGATGTGAAGATGTTCTTACGAGGAGCTGCCACTACAAACGGAACCTCTCCGCTAATCCTTGTCGATGGTATTCCTCGTACGTCGATGAGTGAGATTGATCCGAATGAGGTGCAGTCCATCAGTGTGCTCAAGGACGCATCGTCTACGGCTGTTTTCGGTGTGCGTGGAGCTAATGGCGTCATCCTTATCACCACCCGTCGAGGAGAGGAGGGTAAGATCAATGTCCACGGTCAGGTAAACTATTCGATGCAGCAATTCAACTACTGGCCTGAGGGACGTCATTCATACGACTTTGTCCGCCTCGCCAATGAAGCCGCTCTCAACGATGGCGGTGTGCCAAAATATACTGACGCGCAGGTTGCCATGTATGACTTGTGGAAAACCGGAGGCTCTTCTGATCCCGCTATCCGTTACTGGTATCCTGATACCGATTGGGGCGATGTTTATCTGAAAGACCATTCAAATATGGTTCAGGCAAATGTCAATATTTCAGGAGGCTCTAAGAAGCTTAAATATTTTGCAAGTGCCGGCTATGTATATCAGGGTGGCATGTATAAGACGGAGTCAAAAGATCAGCTCGGCTATGACCCTCAGTCGAAAATGAACCGCTACAATATCCGTACGAACCTTGATTATAATTTTAATAACTGGATTAGTGCTTCACTTGACGTGAGTTCTTCAATCAGGAAGACAAATCAGGCAGCTGCCAATATGGCCGGTGCAAATACAGCCGGTCTGCGATGGGCCGCTCTCACCTCTAAGCCTACAGTTCCCGGTCCTCTTACTATAGCCGGAAATGAAACTAATGGATTTGTGGTTTCTGAAGGTGTCCGTGACGACGGAACTTTAGCGCTTCATTATGTAAAAGGTAATCGCGTGGTTCAGGACAATGAGCTGTCTCTTGCCCAGTCGGCCTATGGTCAGCTTAATCGTTCAGGCTATAAGCTCCTTGTCGAAGCATCGGCTAACGCAATCGCGACACTTAATTTTAATCTTGACCGTGTGACAAAGGGTCTTTCAGCCCGTGGTGTCATCTCCTTCGAGACATACGCACAGCAACTCACTATGGGAAGCAAGGATTTCTCAGGTTATCGCTATGACCTTAATCCCGGTGGTTATGATCATCCGGTCTTTACAATGGAGGGCAACTCAGAAGATGACGGTCAGCTCGCTCTTTCACGTGCCGATGTCAGCAGGTGGTTCATGAATGTTCAGGCTCAGGTCAATTATAACCGGACATTCAGCAATGTCCATAATGTGACAGGTATGCTACTTTTTCAGCGGGATGAGAAAGAAAATATTCTCGGTTCGATTCCCTATAAGATGATCGGTCTGGCCGGACGTTTCACATACGCTTTTGACTCGCGTTATCTTGCTGAAGTCAATATCGGTTACAATGGATCAGAGCAGTTCGCGCCCGGACACCGTTTCGGTTTCTTCCCTGCATTCTCTCTTGGTTGGGTGGCCTCTAATGAGAAGTTCATGCAGCCATTGGCTGAGAACGGATGGCTGACCAAGTTAAAATTCCGTGCTTCGGTAGGTAAGGTCGGTAACGACGAACTCTATGCCGGTGCCGACGAAGCCGCTCGTCAGAAACAGCGTTTCCTATATCTGGATAATAATTCCAAAGTCCCATATATTTTCCATGCTCAGGATGCGATTATGATTCCGGGCTCTCTTACCAGTGCAGGCGATGGAACCGGCATTATCTATGAAAGCCTCATCGGTAATCCTGATATCCATTGGGAAACAGCATGGAAACAGAACTACGCTGTTGATTTTACTCTTTTCCGTAATCTTGACGTGACTTTCGACTGGTTTTATGAGAAACGCTCCGATATCCTGATTTCACGTAATACCATTCCACATATCGGCGGTCTTATGTCCACGCAACTTCCCCGCTCAAACTTCGGGAAAGTCAAGAATACCGGTTATGAAATCTCGGCCCGCTATAATTATTCGCTAAACCGCAATCTCGATTTCTTCCTCACAGGTAATTTTTCGTATGCAAAGAATACAGTTATTGATGCAGACGAAGTATATCTTGGTGATGACTATGCCTATCCATATCGCACCGAGGGTTTCAGCATCGGACAGCAGTTCGGTTATCTGATTGACCGCTCGGTAAATCCGGAACTTGGTCTTGACGGCACAGGTTTCTATAATTCCGATGAGCAGATAGCACAACGTGGACTTACGTATTCCGGCATACAACCCAAACGCGGAGACTTCGTTTATAAGGATCTGAATAACGACGGCATCATAGACCAGAAGGACATCGCTCCGATCGGTTATTCGAGTCTCCTTCCAAGGATATCTTATGGTCTGACTTTTGGTGGTAACGCCTATGGCTTTGATTTTTCAGTGATGCTTCAGGGCGTTGGTAAATATACCCGTTATTTTGGCAGCCAAGTAATGTATGAAGGATTTGGAACCGTGTTTTTCTCTGATATGTGTGACAATCGCTGGAGTGATGAACGGTATGCCGCCGGTGAAAAAATCACCCATCCACGCCTCTCGCTCATAGAGACCTCAAGTCACGTGGCAAATGAATACTACACGATGGATGCCTCCTATATTCGCCTTAAGAATCTTACGGTCGGTTATACTCTTCCTAAAAATTTCACAAGGAAACTCGGAATGGATAACGTGCGCGTGTATGTGAGTGCGGATAACCTGCATACATGGAATAAACTCCATACTAAGATGATCGACCCTGAACAGAATGGTTTCTCATCTTATCCGCTTATGAAGACTTATACCGCAGGTTTATCCATTGACCTTTAACTACCTACTACAACAAATATTCTCATGAAAAAGCATCTTTTTAATATATTTTTAGCTGTCTTGGCAGTTTGTAACATCGGATTGTTGCTGTCATCATGTCAGGATGATCTTGATGTGACACCGGATGGCCGTATGCCCATCGATGTGGTTTTCTCGACACCTGAGAATACCAAGGACTATTTTGCCTCGGCTTGGTCGCATATCCCTCAGAAAATGTTCATGTACTATTTCTTCGATAATTTTCTTATCGACATGGCTGATGAAGGATGGTCAACTGCAGAATATCAGCCCCTGCTTATTTCTGATATCTATGCCGGTAATTGCAACACGACCAAACATCGTTTCGAATGGGATGACACTTCGCAAGGAAAGTGGGACGGAGGTTATTGGACCCGTTATTGGTCAATGATCCGCATTCTCAACAACTGTCTCAAGCATTTTCCGGATGCTGCTTTTGAAAGTGAGTCGGAACGGGAATTATGTACTGCTGAGGCTCGTGTCCTCCGTGCGTTCTACTATCTTCAGTTGGTGAAATTTTATGGCGATTTGCCTATCATAACCGATGTCCTTAGCGTAAACTCTTCTTATGCAGGCATGGAGCGAAGCGCGGCATGGGAAGTCCTTCAACACATTGTGGCAGAATGTGAGGCGGCTCTCGAAAGTCCCAATCTTCCGTGGAGCATAACTGCGGTTCAGCAAAAAAACCGTATGACTAAAGGCATTGCATGTGCAATTATCTCTCAAGCATCGCTGTTTGCTGCAAGTCCTCTTTTCTGTAAGGACCAGAATTTGTGGCAATATGCCTATGATAAAAACAAGAAAGCTTTCGACCTCCTAATTGCGAATGGATATGAGCTCTATACTCACCTTGTTGACAACAAATCATACCATAACTGCTATCAGGAATATTTCGCATCACGCAGCTATGCCGGTTCGAAGGCCGATGACAAGGAGACAATCTGGGGAAGTCCTCTGAACTGGGGTGTGAACCATTCGACCATCAACGGTGTGCCGATTTTCGCCGTCGAGACTCATCAAGCCGGATGTATCCCCACTCAGGAACTTGTTGATGCTTATGATATGCTTGCCACAGGTGAACCAATCTATGATCTTGCGAATCCTTATGTAGATGAAAAACATTCCGATATCAACATTAATACACGGTCAGGCTATAATCCTGAAAAGCCCTATGAAGGCCGAGATCCCAGATTCTATGCGTCCGTCATATATAATGGGTCGAAGTTAAACACAGGTGTGCTGAATAAAACTGTTGAGATTTGGAATAACGAGAATACGTGGGACGGTAAGGAATGTAGTTTTCCCGGTGGTAGCGGAAACGCAAAAATTGATATAAAATCGCAGCGTTACACTCGTACCGGATACTATAATAACAAGTATCATACATATAAAGTGACTCCGGGTCAGATGAAAGATGAGGGAAACTGGAAATACTATCGTCTTGGCGAGATTTATCTGAACCTTGCTGAATGTGCGGTGGAAACAAACAAAATATCGGAAGCCATGAACTTGGTAAATGATATCCGTCATCGCGCAGGATTTGACCCGTCGGTTGATAAAGTCACTTCGGATAAGGATTATGCCCGACTCATTGTGCGCCATGAGCGTCAGGTTGAGCTGGCTTTTGAAGAACACCGTTATTTCGATTGCCGTCGCTGGGGCACAGTGAACGAAGATATAAAAGAGGAACGCTATAATACAGGCATGTGGATTCATAAGAATGGAACAAAATATGTCTATGTCCGCTTTCCGCTCGGTAAAGATCAAGGCAATGGCCTCAGTAAGTATTGTTCTGCGGCAAAATATCGCCTCGTACCTATTCCTTTGACTGAATCAAGCACTCTCGGTGCGCTCACCGGATTCGGTGCAGACTATTGGCAAAACCCCGGTTGGGAGTAATCCATACCACAAACCTAAATTATCATGATTCACAAGAAAATATAATTCCGATATTTCTGGTATCAGTATCGTTCTCGGCTTTGGCTTCTACGGTGTCTGACTCCATTCCCTATGGTCAGCAGGAACTTCAGGCTGCTTTCGGCTATCAGGATACGCGTGACAGCTATACCGGCGCACAATCATCAGTCAAGGCCGAAGAGATTGATAAATGGAAAGGCTCCTCTCTTGAAAGTGCCATCAGAGGAAAACTTTCAGGGTGGTATAATGGTGTGATAAGAGGTCAGAGTTCTCCTTTTGCCACAGATGCGCTTTTGGTGCTTGATGGCATCCCTATGCCATTTATCTCACTTGCGGATCTTGATCCCACCACTGTTGCCGAAGTCACTATCCTCAAAGATGCGGCAGCTAAAGCTCTTTACGGGCCACAAGGTGCGCAAGGAGTGGTGCTTGTGACAACTAAAAAGGGAAAGAACAATTCAATGAATGTCAGCGTCTCGGCAAATGTCGGTATCGAGAAGGCTACGCGCAATCCCGACATGCTCAACGCCTACGGTCAGGCTCTGCTCCGCAATGCAGCTCTTACAAACGACGGTCTCGTCCCTAAATTCACTGCTTCGCAGCTCAATGCTTTCAAAGACGGCACGGGGACAGACAACGACTGGCGCGATATGTATATGGATGACATGCTTTTCCAGAAATACAATGTTCAGGTCGGGGCGGGTTCTGAAAAAGTAAGGTTCTATATTAATGTGGGATTTGCTCGTGAATCCGGAAGATATAAGGCTACTTACGATGACAAATATAATCCAGCAGATTATACAAACCGTTTTACCGTGGTCTCGAATCTTGACGTGGATATCACTTCATGGATGCGCGCTTTCGCCAATACCAACATAGGTGTACGTCGGGTTAATGCTTCATATCTCGGAGGAACTGAGATTTACAAGCTTCTATACACTACCCCAAATTGGGTTGAGGATGGAGTCCTTCCTGATGGAAGTGTTATCACAAATGAGGGTTATCCAAATCCACTCCAAGGAGCAATCAACTATAGCGGTGTCAATCAGATGACACGCACAGATCTCGCCGCCAACATCGGTTTTGATCTCAAGCTCGACTTTATTACGAAAGGTCTGTCGTTCAAAGGTATCTTCGGCTACAGCTCAATCTACAACGGCATCCGTGGAGGCATCCACGATTATGGCCGTGTGGTCTACAATGACAACACTCAGTCCTATGTGCCGTGGGGAAGTAATGTCGAGACACCTCTTTCATGGGCCAAGGGTACTACCACAAACTATTATATGGACATTCAGGCCATGTTTAACTACCATCGTATCTTTGCCGAAGACCATTCGGTCGATGCTCTTGTCCACTACACCTCTGAGGACTATCGCGGTGATGCCGGGAAGTGGTACAACTACGCTTTCATCCTTCCGACTAACCGCATTCAGCTCGCAGGTGAGGCAAAATATGGCTTCAAGAACCGCTATTTCCTGCAATTTGATTTCAACTACTCAGGCTCTGAGATGATGGCTGAGGGACATCAGTTCCACTTCTCGCCGACAGTCTCCGCATCATGGGTTCCTTCGGAAGAAAGCTGGTTTAAGAATGACTATGTGACCTATTTAAAACTCCG is part of the Duncaniella dubosii genome and encodes:
- a CDS encoding RagB/SusD family nutrient uptake outer membrane protein — translated: MKKHLFNIFLAVLAVCNIGLLLSSCQDDLDVTPDGRMPIDVVFSTPENTKDYFASAWSHIPQKMFMYYFFDNFLIDMADEGWSTAEYQPLLISDIYAGNCNTTKHRFEWDDTSQGKWDGGYWTRYWSMIRILNNCLKHFPDAAFESESERELCTAEARVLRAFYYLQLVKFYGDLPIITDVLSVNSSYAGMERSAAWEVLQHIVAECEAALESPNLPWSITAVQQKNRMTKGIACAIISQASLFAASPLFCKDQNLWQYAYDKNKKAFDLLIANGYELYTHLVDNKSYHNCYQEYFASRSYAGSKADDKETIWGSPLNWGVNHSTINGVPIFAVETHQAGCIPTQELVDAYDMLATGEPIYDLANPYVDEKHSDININTRSGYNPEKPYEGRDPRFYASVIYNGSKLNTGVLNKTVEIWNNENTWDGKECSFPGGSGNAKIDIKSQRYTRTGYYNNKYHTYKVTPGQMKDEGNWKYYRLGEIYLNLAECAVETNKISEAMNLVNDIRHRAGFDPSVDKVTSDKDYARLIVRHERQVELAFEEHRYFDCRRWGTVNEDIKEERYNTGMWIHKNGTKYVYVRFPLGKDQGNGLSKYCSAAKYRLVPIPLTESSTLGALTGFGADYWQNPGWE
- a CDS encoding SusC/RagA family TonB-linked outer membrane protein; this translates as MSDSIPYGQQELQAAFGYQDTRDSYTGAQSSVKAEEIDKWKGSSLESAIRGKLSGWYNGVIRGQSSPFATDALLVLDGIPMPFISLADLDPTTVAEVTILKDAAAKALYGPQGAQGVVLVTTKKGKNNSMNVSVSANVGIEKATRNPDMLNAYGQALLRNAALTNDGLVPKFTASQLNAFKDGTGTDNDWRDMYMDDMLFQKYNVQVGAGSEKVRFYINVGFARESGRYKATYDDKYNPADYTNRFTVVSNLDVDITSWMRAFANTNIGVRRVNASYLGGTEIYKLLYTTPNWVEDGVLPDGSVITNEGYPNPLQGAINYSGVNQMTRTDLAANIGFDLKLDFITKGLSFKGIFGYSSIYNGIRGGIHDYGRVVYNDNTQSYVPWGSNVETPLSWAKGTTTNYYMDIQAMFNYHRIFAEDHSVDALVHYTSEDYRGDAGKWYNYAFILPTNRIQLAGEAKYGFKNRYFLQFDFNYSGSEMMAEGHQFHFSPTVSASWVPSEESWFKNDYVTYLKLRASYGGLYYDSLRDQDSRYLYDNIYRASVGGISGIYSGYGVLNMRRGNLGIGWEKSKQQNYGFDLGLSDKFYLNFDYWRTNQEGILLQSELTPTLGGVTAENRPFINSGKVFNNGIDLGLTYSTVLPCGLGITANGQMGWNKNHWVSADELSYADAGYAYPYRKTGYSIGQQWGYLVDGSNGSIFYNSQEEIDNSGLRYTGKQPRPGDLKFKDLNSDGIIDEGDYAPLAGVYDMPRIEYGASVQLDYKGFDLYLDFIGEGDRSVLLNKSVGVAEFVDGLTTEGVYMPVHQSAWTPERYAEGKHIGFPALSSSASSSLQSNSFYVSKLDYLRLRNATIGYSLPEKLISRMGMSKLRFYVSGQNLLTWDNMEFEGLDPEVTQIYTKVYRSFNFGLNINF
- a CDS encoding SusC/RagA family TonB-linked outer membrane protein, which translates into the protein MTYHQKHFIALCMATLLWLVSIPVVWGADIPVVSGTVIDGDGEPVIGATIREQNTPNATFTNVDGEFTLKLTSKNPVLEISFIGYKTVKLPVTSSTVRVTMETEATDLDEVVVVAYGQQKKVTVTGSVAAVGSAEIKKSSEPNLAATLSGKLPGLTTMQQSGAPGEDDVKMFLRGAATTNGTSPLILVDGIPRTSMSEIDPNEVQSISVLKDASSTAVFGVRGANGVILITTRRGEEGKINVHGQVNYSMQQFNYWPEGRHSYDFVRLANEAALNDGGVPKYTDAQVAMYDLWKTGGSSDPAIRYWYPDTDWGDVYLKDHSNMVQANVNISGGSKKLKYFASAGYVYQGGMYKTESKDQLGYDPQSKMNRYNIRTNLDYNFNNWISASLDVSSSIRKTNQAAANMAGANTAGLRWAALTSKPTVPGPLTIAGNETNGFVVSEGVRDDGTLALHYVKGNRVVQDNELSLAQSAYGQLNRSGYKLLVEASANAIATLNFNLDRVTKGLSARGVISFETYAQQLTMGSKDFSGYRYDLNPGGYDHPVFTMEGNSEDDGQLALSRADVSRWFMNVQAQVNYNRTFSNVHNVTGMLLFQRDEKENILGSIPYKMIGLAGRFTYAFDSRYLAEVNIGYNGSEQFAPGHRFGFFPAFSLGWVASNEKFMQPLAENGWLTKLKFRASVGKVGNDELYAGADEAARQKQRFLYLDNNSKVPYIFHAQDAIMIPGSLTSAGDGTGIIYESLIGNPDIHWETAWKQNYAVDFTLFRNLDVTFDWFYEKRSDILISRNTIPHIGGLMSTQLPRSNFGKVKNTGYEISARYNYSLNRNLDFFLTGNFSYAKNTVIDADEVYLGDDYAYPYRTEGFSIGQQFGYLIDRSVNPELGLDGTGFYNSDEQIAQRGLTYSGIQPKRGDFVYKDLNNDGIIDQKDIAPIGYSSLLPRISYGLTFGGNAYGFDFSVMLQGVGKYTRYFGSQVMYEGFGTVFFSDMCDNRWSDERYAAGEKITHPRLSLIETSSHVANEYYTMDASYIRLKNLTVGYTLPKNFTRKLGMDNVRVYVSADNLHTWNKLHTKMIDPEQNGFSSYPLMKTYTAGLSIDL
- a CDS encoding glycoside hydrolase family 71/99 protein; this translates as MIYRNLLLTITISMVGLSANAKSERVATESNHWMLTDALGRKACGYDVAGDRKEDRFVGMFYWTWHQGFDSTGGNDDTSIEVKNISEVLRLHPEAMDDYNHPAWGEPGKRPGVFYWDEPIFGYYKTTDPWVLRKHAEMLADAGVDCVFFDCTNGAHIWENSFRALLKTWDKAQKDGVNVPKIVFMLPFAPTDDSRKSLINLYNGLYGKGEYENLWFYWKGKPLIMAYSDNLADTGIERKIREFFTFRPGQPDYVFGSDPATPQWGWLEVFPTHGYCYDKEKRQFEQCVVGIAQNARALSGGHCCAFNLSDTYGRSYSYLKGFDSREDAYLYGWNFQEQWNRAIDYLKPQMVFVTGWNEWTSGMWTKAHGWSDPLSFVDQFDRDHSRDIEPTKGWGDKGDVYYQQLVDNVRRFKGMAKPQTASAPKTIELGRAHEWDDVMPEYKAYRGNTFHRDHRGRYNKYYTNSSGRNDIVGSKVAHDRDYVYFRVETAEALTAPTDPHWMMLLIDIDRYKATGWNGYDFIVNRRSPETDGVCIEKSNGSSWEWQQIGNGKYVVSGNVLEIAIPKKLLGVDDNLSFEFKWNDNMQHPGDIMDFYVNGDTAPGGRFNYIYESLPESIGHTVCADSHKASY